A genomic region of Candidatus Krumholzibacteriia bacterium contains the following coding sequences:
- a CDS encoding carboxyl transferase domain-containing protein, with protein sequence MRRIVSRIQTESEEFRRNRAFHREQAERLQELLATTALGGSEKARALHTKRGKLLVRERIERLIDPGSPFLELSPLAAHEVYDSPVPAAGLITGIGNVHGRQVMIVANDATVKGGTYHPLTVKKHLRAQEVALENRLPCVYLVDSGGAFLPLQAEVFPDREHFGRIFYNQARMSGLGIPQVSAVMGSCTAGGAYVPAMSDEVVIVEEQGTIFLGGPPLVKAATGEEVSAEDLGGGDVHTRLSGVADHLARDDEHALKIVRDIVENLGHRDLAAIDRAEPEDPAYDPEELLGIVPDDERKPFEVREVIARLVDGSRFHEFKERYGNTVVTGFARVHGQPVGVIANNGVLFSESALKVTHFIEMCGQRRVPLLFLQNITGFMVGRKYETGGIAKDGAKMVSAVSSVAVPKFTVVIGGSYGAGNYGMCGRAFQPRLLFMWPHAKISVMGGEQAANVLATVKKDQLAREQKSMTADEEAAFKQPILDKYAEEGSAIHSTARLWDDGILQMPQTRDVLGLSLAMARNAPHAESRYGIFRM encoded by the coding sequence ATGCGTCGTATCGTCAGCCGAATCCAGACCGAGTCCGAGGAGTTCCGTCGCAATCGCGCCTTCCACCGCGAGCAGGCCGAACGGTTGCAGGAACTGCTGGCCACCACCGCTCTCGGCGGGAGCGAGAAGGCCCGCGCTCTGCACACGAAGCGCGGCAAGCTGCTCGTGCGTGAACGCATCGAGCGGCTGATCGACCCGGGCAGCCCCTTCCTCGAACTGAGCCCTCTGGCCGCCCACGAGGTCTACGATTCGCCCGTGCCCGCGGCCGGACTGATCACGGGCATCGGCAACGTCCACGGCCGCCAGGTGATGATCGTGGCCAACGACGCCACGGTGAAGGGTGGGACCTATCATCCGCTGACGGTGAAGAAGCACCTGCGAGCGCAGGAGGTCGCGTTGGAGAACCGACTTCCCTGCGTCTATCTCGTCGACAGCGGTGGGGCCTTCCTGCCGCTGCAGGCCGAGGTCTTTCCCGATCGTGAGCACTTCGGACGCATCTTCTACAACCAGGCGCGCATGAGCGGACTGGGGATTCCCCAGGTCAGCGCGGTCATGGGGAGCTGCACGGCGGGCGGAGCCTACGTACCCGCCATGAGCGACGAGGTGGTGATCGTCGAGGAGCAGGGCACCATCTTCCTGGGCGGACCCCCACTGGTCAAAGCCGCCACCGGCGAGGAGGTCAGCGCCGAGGACCTCGGTGGTGGTGACGTGCACACCCGCCTGAGTGGCGTGGCCGACCACCTGGCTCGCGACGACGAGCACGCCCTGAAGATCGTGCGCGACATCGTCGAGAACCTGGGCCACCGCGACCTGGCCGCGATCGATCGCGCCGAGCCCGAGGATCCGGCCTACGACCCGGAGGAACTCCTGGGCATCGTGCCCGACGACGAGCGCAAGCCCTTCGAGGTGCGCGAGGTGATCGCGCGTCTGGTCGACGGTTCGCGCTTCCACGAGTTCAAGGAGCGCTACGGCAATACGGTCGTCACCGGCTTCGCCCGCGTCCACGGACAGCCCGTCGGGGTCATCGCCAACAACGGTGTCCTGTTCAGCGAGAGCGCGCTGAAGGTGACGCACTTCATCGAGATGTGCGGGCAGCGCCGGGTGCCGCTGTTGTTCCTGCAGAACATCACCGGGTTCATGGTGGGCCGGAAGTACGAGACCGGCGGCATCGCGAAGGACGGGGCGAAGATGGTCAGTGCCGTCAGCAGCGTGGCGGTACCGAAGTTCACGGTGGTGATCGGTGGCAGCTACGGCGCGGGCAACTACGGCATGTGCGGGCGGGCCTTCCAGCCACGGCTGTTGTTCATGTGGCCCCACGCGAAGATCAGCGTGATGGGCGGAGAGCAGGCGGCCAACGTGCTGGCCACGGTCAAGAAGGACCAGCTCGCGCGCGAACAGAAGTCCATGACGGCCGACGAGGAGGCCGCCTTCAAGCAACCCATCCTCGACAAGTACGCCGAGGAGGGTTCGGCGATCCACAGCACGGCCCGGTTGTGGGACGACGGGATCCTGCAGATGCCGCAGACCCGGGACGTGCTCGGGCTGTCGTTGGCGATGGCGCGCAACGCTCCCCACGCCGAGAGCCGGTACGGCATCTTCCGCATGTAG